The Streptomyces cathayae DNA segment CTTGCTGAGAGGCGGCCTGGAAGGATGTTGCAGTGCCCAAGCCGTATCCGAAGGAGTTCCGCGAGGACGTCGTGCGGGTCGCGCGCAACCGCGAGCCCGGCGTCACGCTGGAACAGATCGCCGCCGACTTCGGCGTCCACCCGATCACGCTGTCGAAGTGGCTGCGCCGCGCCGACGCCGAGGAGGGCGCCGGGCCCGCACCAGTGTCGGGTGAGTCGGCCGAGCTGCGCGAGGCCCGCAAGCGCATCCGGCTCCTGGAGCAGGAGAACGAGGTGCTGCGCAGGGCTGCGGCGTATTTGTCGCAGGCAAACCTGCCGTCAAAATGATGTACCCGCTCGTCCGCGAGCTGGCCGCCGCCGATGCCCCTTGCCGGGTGCCGGTGGCGGTGACGTGCCGGGTACTCAATCTGACCCGCCAGCCCTACTACCGGTGGCTGGCCTGCCCGGTCACCGATGCCGAGCTGGCCGAGGCATACCGGGCCAACGCCCTGTTGAACGCGCACCGCGACGACCCGGAGTTCGGCCACCGCTTCCTCCTCGACGAGGCCCGCGCAGCCGGTGAGCCGATGGCCGAGCGGACCGCCTGGCGGATCTGCCGCGACAACCAGTGGTGGAGCGCGTTCGGCAAGCGCAGAGGCCGCGGGAAGACCGTCAAGGCCGCCCTGCGGTCCACGACGACGGGTGCGGCGCGTCTTCACCGCCGACGGGCCGAACCGGCTGTGGCTGACGGACATCACCGAACACGCCACCGGCGAGGGCAAGCTGTACCTGTGCGCGGTCAAGGACGTCTACTCGGGCCGCATCGTGGGCTATTCCATCGATGCCCGGATGAAGTCCAGCCTCGCCGTGAGAGCCCTTGAATCCGCCGTCGCCCGTCGCGACCAGGTCGCAGGATGCATTGTGCATTCCGACCGCGGGTCGCAGTTTCGCTCACGGAAGTTCGTCGCAGTTCTCGCACGTCACAGCATGATCGGATCGATGGGGAGAGTCGGTGCCGCCGGCGACAACGCGGCCATGGAGAGCTTCTTCGCGCTGCTGCAGAACAACGTCCTCGACCGCCGTACCTGGGCCACCCGCCAGGAGTTGCGGATCGCGATCGTGACCTGGATCGAGCGCACCTACCACCGACGCCGGCGCCAGAAACGCCTGGCCCGATTGACCCCCGTCGAGTACGAGACCATCATGACCCCAGCCGCAGCCCTGGCTGCATAAACCCCGCTGTCACCCGATCATGCAGCAGTCCCGATTGGCCAGCCGCTCGCGGGCATACCGGCTGACATACATCTCGGTGTACTGCGCGTCCACCGGCATCGGGCCGCTGCCCATACTGGCCAGTACCGCCTCCACCGGGCGTAGATTGCGGGCGGCCAGCCGGGTCACATACGAACCCGTCGACTCTCCTTGCAAAAACCGCAAACCCAGGTGCATCCGGCGCCGTCCCAACAACGGGTCCCGCCCCGTCATGGCACCCTCCCCACGCAGCGTCCGGCCGGCCAACTCCCTCATCTAACTCCGACCGAACCCCGCCGGCCGCCACCGACCAACCATCTGAACAAAACCGGCACCCGCCCGACCCCGGCGCTGATCACATATCGCGCCCACCAGGTCAACCATGGCCATCTCCGGTCGGAACCGCCCGAGCGCCGGAGCACCTGCCACACTGCCCCGAGGAAGAAGCACGCGGCCCCTGGGCCCGCAGGCACCGAGTTCGGCCGAGAGGGAATCGGAGCGCCGCATGTCTGGCCGTGCTCAACTGCGCCCCCACCAGGAAGAGGCCATCGAAGCGGGAGCGCATGCCCTCCTGCACCGACGACTGCCCGCCGCAACCATCGTCGCCGCCTGCGGCACCGGTAAAACCCTCATCGGCAAGCGCATCGCCGAACACTTCGCACCCCGCGGCCCCGTCCTCGTGGTCGTCCCCACCCTCGACCTGCTGACACAGACCGCAGCCCGCTGGCTCGCAGACGACGGCTTCGACCAGCTCATCGGCGTGTGCTCACTGCCCGGCGTGTACGACCGCAGGCTTCGCGGCCATCTCGCGCTCATCTCCAGCCCCCAGGCACTGGCGAGCCGCGTCGCCTGCGGCGGCCGCACCGCCGTCTTCGCCACCTACGACTCCCTGCCCACACTGGTCCGGGCCCACCAATCCCACCACCTGCCCAAGTGGGCCTTTGCCCTGGCCGACGAAGCCCACCGCACCAGCGGCAACTGGGACAAACAATGGGGACTCATCCACGACGACCGCGCCGTCCCTGCCGCGCACCGGCTCTACATGACCGCAACCCCCCGCAACTGGCGCATCCCCGCCCGGCCACGGCAGGCACACCCCCGCCTCGTGCGACTCGCCTCCATGGACGACCCCACCGTCTATCACCTCAGCCTGGCCGACGCCATCGAGCGCGGCATCCTCGCTGAATACCAGCTCGTCATCCCCGAAGTCCGAGACCGCGGACTCCTCGACGTCCTCCACACGGACCGGCCCACCCCGCACCTGGACGGCCTGCGTCTGGCAACGATGCAGGCGATGCTGCTGACCGCCATGGCCGAACACGACGTCCGCACCATCCTCACCTTTCACGGCCGTATTGCCGCCGCCCGCGGCTTCGCCGACTCCCTGCCCGAAACCGCCCACGCCCTCGCCGACCACACCGGCATCCGCAACCCCTGGGCACGCGCCCTGTACACCGGCCAGCCGCCCTGGCAACGCCACGCCTACCTCCGCGAGTTCACCCACTTCTCCCCCTCACCCCCGGCAGCGCCGCCGACCGTCATGACGGCGCCGTCCTGTCCAGCGTGCGGGTGCTGTGCGAAGGCGTCGACGCCCCCGACACCGACGGCATCTTCATCGCCGACCCCTGCCGCAGCCCCGTCAAGATCGCACAGACCATCGGACGAGCCCTGCGCAAACCCCCCGGCCAGGCCAAACGCGCCTCGATTTTCCTCCCCGTCTACCTCGCCCCCAGGCAGAAGCTGCACGAGGCGATGGAGTCCTCCGCCTTCTCCGACTTCTGGGCCTTCTTCAACGGCCTGGCCGTCTACGACAGCAAGCTCCACGAGCGCTTCAGCAGCCACAAGAAGCGGCGGCTGCAACCCGTCCCAGCCCGCCCCCACCGTGCCGCAGAAGTCAACCGCACCCTGAAACTGCTCACCCACAAACCCCGCAACAACGCCTTCTGGGACAACGGCTGGCACGCCGCCCGGGCCTTCCACAGCCAGCACGGACACCTGAACGTGCCCAGCGAACACGTCACCAGAAACGGCCTGGCCCTCGGACAATGGATCGGACAGCAACGCTCCCTGTACGCCGCAGGCGCACTGCCCATCGAACGCATCGCCGCCCTGACCAGCCTGGGCATCTCATGGCCCCACCCGCCCGAGAGCTTCGAACACCACCTCAACCGCGCAGCAGCCAGCGCCACCCGCCACGGCACCCTCGCGCTCGGCAAACACGCCCACTGAGGTTCCCCCGTTGCTCGGGAGGGGCTGATCAGCTGGTCAGAGCGGGTTGGCGGGGTTTCAGGTTCACTCGTTCGGACGCTGCCTGCTCGGCGTAGTGCTTCTCTTCGAACTCGACGGGGCTGAGGTAGCCGAGGCGTTTCTGGATGCGCCGACTGTTGTAGAACCCGTCGATGTACTCGAAGAGCGCGAGGTTCGCCTCGGCCCGGGTGGCGAAGGTGCGGCCGCGGAGGCCCTCGGTCTTGATGAGCATCCAGAGGTTCTCCGCCAGGGCGTTGTCGTACGAGTCCCCGACGGAGCCCATGGATGCCTCAATTCCTGCCCGCACCAAGCGTGTTGTGAGCTTCACGGACGTGTACTGACAGCCGTGGTCCGCATGGTGAATCAGCTGGCCGGGCTCGACCTCCCGGGACGCGAGGGCGTACTCGAGGGTGGCCAGCACGAGGTCGGCGTCCGCGTGGGCGGAGGTCTCCCAGGCCACCACCCGACGGGAGAACGCGTCCCTGATCGCCGACAGCCACAAGGGTCCCTCAAGGGTCGAGATCATGGTGAGGTCGGTGACCCACAGCCGGTTCGGCCTGTCGGCGGTGAAGTCGCGCCTGACCAAATCCGGGGCGAGGTCGGCGTCCCGGTCGCGGCGGGTGAAGCCCTTGCCCGTCCGGCGAGGACTGATCCCGGCGAGGCCGGCTTCGCGCATGAGCCGTTCGACTCGTTTGCGGCCGACGTAGACGCCTTCGCGCTTCAGGACGGCGTGCACGCGGGGCGAGCCGTAGATTCCGCCGGAGTCGGTGTGGATCTGCTGGATCTGCCTGGTCAGCTCGGTGTCCCGGCGGTGCCGTTCGCACGGCTCCTTCTTCGCCCGGCGCCAGCGGTAGTAGGTGGAGGAAGGGATGTGCAGTTCCCGGAGGGTGGGCTCGACCTCCAGGTTCTCGTGCTCGTCGAGGAGCGCGGTCACCTGGGCCGGGTCGGGTCGAGCTGTGCCGCGAAAAAAGCCGAGGCCGTCCGCAGGATCTCGTTGGACCGCTTGAGCTGGGTGTTCTCCTTGCGCAGCGCGGCCAGCTCGGCGCGTTCGTCGCTGGTGAGCAGGTCGTCGCGTTCGCCGGCGTCGGCCTCGGCCTGGCGGATCCAGCCGCGCAGGGCCTCATGATGGACACCGAGTTCCTCGGCCATGCGGCGGATCACGGGCTTCGGCTCCGCAGTGCGGTACATCCGCACCGCGCGCTCACGCAACTCCAGTGGGTATTTCCTCGGGGCAGGCATCAGCAGGGCTCCTCTCTGTGAGTCCTACCTGACCTGCTGTCACCATTCTCCGCATCTCGGGGGAACCTCACACAGCGGCGACCGCCGAATCGCCGCCTGGCTGGAGACCATGCGACGCCGCGCCGACACCGGCCAGCTCGCCCCCGCCCGCATCGCCTCCCTCCAAGCAGTCGACCCCTTCTGGAACCCACCCTGGAGCCTGCGCTGGCAGTACACCTACGTCCAGATCCGACGCCGCCTGACCAGCAGCGACTGGCGATGCGCTTACCACCGCCCCGCCGACCGCGACTCATCCTGGGACACCTGGCTGGATCGCCAGATCAACGACCACCACCTCCTCGACTCCCAGCAGAACACCTGCTGGATGCCCTCACCCGCGCATGCCCCGACGCCCACCCCCACAGCATGCTTCTCACCCGGCCCGCCAACGTACGCGCCCGCGCCTTCAACCGCGGACTGCGAGCCGCCCGCCAGTACCACGCCCGCCACGGCCACCTGCAGGTGCCGGCCGACCACGCCGAAGACCTCGACGGCACACCTGTCCGCCTCGGCGCCTGGCTGCTACGCCGCCACCGCGACCGTGCACAGCTGACCCCCGAGCAGCAGACCGCGCTCGAAGTCCTCGGATTCCACACACTGCCCGTCTTCCTGGCCCCCGCCCCCTACGACGCCGCGGCATGACCCCCTACGTGCCCGGCAGCAGGCCGGTCAGCCACCAGGCTCAGGCCCGCAGCACCGCCGACCACGGCCACGGCATCGGCAACCGAATACAACACCCGGCCACCGCGCCTACGCCGCTGAACCCGCTCCTGCCCCACGAGCGCCTCCAGTGCCCGCCGCATGGCCGGCTCCTTGAGCCTCC contains these protein-coding regions:
- a CDS encoding helicase associated domain-containing protein, whose amino-acid sequence is MRVLCEGVDAPDTDGIFIADPCRSPVKIAQTIGRALRKPPGQAKRASIFLPVYLAPRQKLHEAMESSAFSDFWAFFNGLAVYDSKLHERFSSHKKRRLQPVPARPHRAAEVNRTLKLLTHKPRNNAFWDNGWHAARAFHSQHGHLNVPSEHVTRNGLALGQWIGQQRSLYAAGALPIERIAALTSLGISWPHPPESFEHHLNRAAASATRHGTLALGKHAH
- a CDS encoding IS3 family transposase — its product is MTALLDEHENLEVEPTLRELHIPSSTYYRWRRAKKEPCERHRRDTELTRQIQQIHTDSGGIYGSPRVHAVLKREGVYVGRKRVERLMREAGLAGISPRRTGKGFTRRDRDADLAPDLVRRDFTADRPNRLWVTDLTMISTLEGPLWLSAIRDAFSRRVVAWETSAHADADLVLATLEYALASREVEPGQLIHHADHGCQYTSVKLTTRLVRAGIEASMGSVGDSYDNALAENLWMLIKTEGLRGRTFATRAEANLALFEYIDGFYNSRRIQKRLGYLSPVEFEEKHYAEQAASERVNLKPRQPALTS
- a CDS encoding transposase, with amino-acid sequence MPAPRKYPLELRERAVRMYRTAEPKPVIRRMAEELGVHHEALRGWIRQAEADAGERDDLLTSDERAELAALRKENTQLKRSNEILRTASAFFAAQLDPTRPR
- a CDS encoding helicase associated domain-containing protein, with product MLLTRPANVRARAFNRGLRAARQYHARHGHLQVPADHAEDLDGTPVRLGAWLLRRHRDRAQLTPEQQTALEVLGFHTLPVFLAPAPYDAAA